In the genome of Lysobacter sp. 5GHs7-4, the window TTTACTCCTCTCGCTTCCCCTTTCTGGTAACGGAAACAACGCAGAAACCGTGCCATTGTTTGTGGCCTGTATCACCCCAGAAATGTGACGCAGGGTGTCAACGCTGGCCGCCCTGGGCCGGGCCCGGCTGACGCGCTGGGGCGGCCGGACCAGACCCCGCTCACCCGGCTTGAATGCCTGCCGTGCTACCAAACCAGGCAGCGGTGGCACCGCGCCGCCGCCCCCTCGGAGACCCCACAGGAGGCAAGGCATGGCGACCAAGAAAGCCGCCAAGACCGTCAAACAGGCCCCGGCGCGCAAGTCCGCGGCCAAGAAGGCGGTCCGTAAGACCGCAGCCGGCAAGGCGCCGGCACGCAAGAGCGCGAAACCGGCTGCCCGTAAACCCACCCGGCCGGTGGTCAAGAAGGCCGCGAAAAAGGTCGCCAAGAAGGCCGTCAAGAAGGTCGCGGCCAAGCGTGCGGCGCCGACCAAGAAGACCGCCAAGGCGGCCAAGAAGCTCGTCAAGCGCAGCGCCAAGCCGGCCATCGCGAAACCGGCGACCGCCAAGAAGGCTGCGGCTAAGCCCGTGGCGAAGAAGATCGCGGCCAAGCCGGCCGCCAAGAAGCCGGTCGCGGCCAAGCCGGCGCCCGCCACGAAGGCGGCCGCGAAACGAATTGCGCCCAAGACGGCCGCTGCCAAAAAGGTCGTTCCCAAGCAGGCAGCCCCCAAGCAGGCAGCCCTCAAGCAAGTCGCCTCGAAGCAGGCCGCTCCCCAGCAGATCACTTCGAAGCAGGCCGCCTCCAGGCCTGCCACCCAGAAGCCCGCGCCGCAGCAGCCCGCCGACGCGAGCAAGAGCGTTTCTTCCGCGGCGACGCCGAAGACCGCGCGCAAGCCCGCGCCCGCCGCGAACGCGGATCGGACCGCGCCGTCCACGCCCGCCGCGCGGCGTCGCCCGACCGAGACGCCCGCCACCCAACCGGCGGCGACCTCGGCGGTGGCGGTGCCCGCGCATGCCGCGTCCAGCCCGGCCGCGCGCGCGCCGGTCGAAAAGCCGATCACCGCATCGGCGCCGGTGGCCGAGTCGCCGCCCGCGTCCGAGGACGATAGCGAGCGCGGCCATCCGATCACGCCCGAGCAGGCCCTGGCCAACACGCGCCAGTTGCTGGAGGCCAAGCAGGAGCACGACCGCCAGCCGCAGCCCTGGCAGCAACTGGACACGCAGCACGGCCAGGTGCCCAAGCAGGGCCCGCAGTCGCCGGGCGCGGCCGCCAAGGCCGAGGAACTGCACGCCGGCGAAAGCCGCATGCAGGCGATCCAGGGCAGCATCGGCACCCAGGACCGACGCAACCAGGGCAAGCGCGATAATCGCTGACCCCACCGCGCGTACGGGGCCCGCCGCCGGCGGGCCCCGACGCCCCAGCCTCAGGATCCGACATGCCCGATATCCAGCACGACGCCGGTCACGGCCGTTTCTCCACCACCGTCGACGGCGAACTCGCCTATCTGGACACCCGCCTGGACGGCGACCACCTGGTCATCACCCACACCTGGGTGCCGGACGCGATCGGCGGCCGCGGCATTGCCGGGCACCTGGTCAAGGCCGCGTTCGAACACGCCCGGGCGCAGGGCCTCAAGGTCCGTCCGGCCTGCTCGTACGCGGCGGCCTGGATCGAGCGCCATCCTGAATTTTCCGACCTGCTGGGCTGAGCCGACGCTGCAGCGCGGCCCAAGGTGTGACAGCATGCGCGCCCGTCCCCGACCGGCGCGCCCCGCGTCCGACTCCGCATGCGCCTGAACAAATACATCAGCGACACCGGCCACTGCTCGCGCCGCGAGGCCGACGGCCTCATCGCCGAAGGCCGGGTGGCCGTGAACGGCGTGCGCGCCCGCATCGGCGCCGAGGTCGGCGAGGGCGACGAGGTCCTGGTCGACGGCCAGAAGCTGCGCACCCGCGCCGTGATCAAGGGCCAGCGCCAGCACGTCTACATCGCGCTCAACAAGCCGACCGGCGTGACCTGCACCACCGAGTCCTCGGTCAAGGGCAACATCGTCGACTTCGTCGGCCACGAGCGCCGGATCTTCCCGGTCGGCCGCCTGGACAAGGAGTCCGAGGGCCTGATTCTGCTGACCAGCAACGGCGACATCGTCAACGAGATCCTGCGCGCCGAGAACAAGCTGGAAAAGGAATACCTGGTGGCGGTGAACCACGAGGTCACCCCGGAATTCCTGCGCGGCATGAGCCGCGGCGTGCCGATCCACGGCCAGACCACGCTGCCGTGCAAGACCGGCCGGCTCAACCGTTACGGCTTCCGCATCGTGCTGGTGCAGGGCCTCAACCGGCAGATCCGGCTGATGGCCGAACACTTCGGTTTCCGCGTCAAGCAGCTGATGCGCGTGCGCATCGGCAACGTCAAGCTGGCACACCTCAAGCCCGGCCAATGGCGCAACCTCACCGACGCCGAACTGCAAGGGCTGCTGCCGCAACGCACCCAATGGTGAACGGCCGCCGCGCCTAGCGCGAATCGCGCGCGTGCGTGCATGCGGACATCACGGTTTCGGCGATAATGTCCGCGGGAACACCAAAGGATTGCCCCCGATGAAGTCCGTAGTCGCCCGGCGCGCCGCCGCCGTCGCCCTGATCTGCCTGACCGTGGCCGCGTGCAAGCCCGAAGCTACGCCGCCGGCCACGACCGCCGCCCCGGGCACGACGCCCGCGGCCGGCACCCCCGCGGTCGTCGAGCCCGCGGTCGAACTCAAGGACGTGGCCGAGACCACGCCCGACTACGTGATCGGCATCAGCTACCAGACCCCGGCGGCGAAGTACCCGGGCCTGGCCGCGCAGCTCAAGGCTTACGCCGACGCCGCGCGCGCCGACCTGGTCGAAGCCGCGCAGGCGCGCAAGAAGGGCGAGGGCAGCGCGCCCTACGACCTGTCGCTGAACTTCACCGAGGTGCTGGATTCGCCGACCCTGGTGGCGGTGGCCGCCGAGGGCAGCAGCTACACCGGCGGTGCCCACGGTTCGCCGCTGATCGCGCGTTTCGTGTGGCTGCCGCAGCAGAACCAGATGCTCAAGGCCACCGACCTGGTGCCGGACAAGAAGGGCTGGGATGCGATTTCGCGCTACGTGCGCGAGCAACTGCACTCGGCGCTGTCGCAGCGCGTCGATGCCGACGACCTGGCGCCGGCCGAACGCGCCGAAGTGGTCGAGAGCGCCGGCCGCATGATCGACGACGGCACCGACGCCGACCCGGCCAACTTCGCCCTGTTCGAACCGGTGGTCGCGGCGGACGGCAAGATGACCGCGCTGCGCTTCGTGTTCGCGCCGTATGAAGTCGGCCCGTACTCCGACGGCACCCAGACCGTGGAAGTGCCGTCCAGCGTGCTGCTGCCGTACGTGGCGCCGGCGTACAAGGCGCTGTTCGCGGGCGGTTGAGTCCGGCGGCGGGCGACCAGGCCCGCCGCGTCCGATACGCACCCGCCTCGGCCCGCGGCGCTAGTCGTCGCGTTCACCGCCTCGTGCTTATGCTGGGCCGCTCACCCGCACGGCCAAGCCGAGGCGCCCATGCCCGACACCCTGCGCAACCGGGTCGTAGCCTTGCTGGCGCTGGCCGACGTCCGCGTCGACGGCGACCGTCCCTGGGACATCGAGGTCGACGACGAGCGCTTCTATTCGCGCGTGATCGCGCAGGGCTCGCTGGGCTTGGGCGAGTCCTACATGGACGGCTGGTGGCGCTGCGCATCGCTGGACGGAATGCTGCTGCGCCTGTTGCGTGCGCACGTGGACGAGCGCGTGCACGGCTGGAGCGCGCTGTTCGACGGCCTGCGCGCGCACCTGATCAATCTGCAAAGCCGCAAGCGCGCGTTCGCCGTCGGCGAGCGTCACTACGACCTGGGCAACGACCTTTACCGGGCCATGCTGGGCCGGCGCATGGTCTACAGCTGCGGCTATTGGCGCGACCGCAGCGGCGCGCCGTTGCAGGACCTGGACGCGGCCCAGGAGGCCAAACTGGATCTGGTCTGCCGCAAGCTCGGTCTGTCGCCCGGCATGCGCGTGCTCGACATCGGCTGCGGCTGGGGCGAGGGCCTGAAGTTCGCCGCGCAGCGCTACGGCGTGAGCGGCGTGGGCGTGACCATTTCGCGCGAGCAGGCCGACTATGCGCGCGCGCTGTGCGCGGGCCTGCCGGTGGAGATCCTGCTGCAGGACTACCGCGACCTGGGCGACGGCGCGCTGGGCGGCGGCCGCTTCGACCGGGTCTACTCGCTGGGCATGTTCGAGCATGTCGGGGTGCGCAACTACGTGCTGTACTTCGACGCGGCGCGGCGCGCGCTGCAGCCCGACGGCCTGTTCCTGCTGCACACCATCGGCGGCAACCATTCGGTCACCCACACCGACCCGTGGATAGGCAAGTACATCTTTCCCAACTCGATGCTGCCCTCGGCGCGGCAGATCGCCGAGGCGGTCGAGACGCGCTTCGTGATCGAGGACTGGCATAACTTCAGCGCCGACTACGACCTGACCCTGCAGGCCTGGCGCGACAACGTCGAGCACGCATGGCCGGCGCTGGACGCGCGCTACGACGAACGCTTCCGGCGCATGTGGCGCTTCTATCTGGCCGGCGCGATGGCCAGCTTCCGTAGCCGGCATGCGCAGCTGTGGCAGCTGGTGCTGTCGCCGGAAGGCGTGCCGGGCGGGTACGTGGCGCCGCGCTAGCGTTCGATGCCTAGGGGTAGGAGCGGCGTAAGCCGCGACCCGGACCCCAAGTGCCGGCGAGGCTTGCACGGCAAGCGCAGATGCGCGGTCGCGGCTTACGCCGCTCCTACCCCAAAGCCAAGGCCCGGACGACGGCTCCGCGGAGCCGTCGCCTCCAAGCCCGACGGCGGCCTCAGCCCGCGCCCTGCGATTCCTGCGCCAACTTGCTATGACGGATGCCGTAGCCGAAATACACCAGCAAGCCCAGCGACAGCCAGACCACGAAGATCAGCCAGGTGATCGCCTGCAGCTCGGCCAGCAGCCAGATCGAGAAGGCGATGCCGATGATCGGGATCAGCGGCACCAGCGGGGTGCGGAACGAGCGCTGCAGGTTCGGCTTGCGCACGCGCAGCACCCAGACCGAGGCGCAGATCACGATGAAGGCCGAGAGCACGCCGATGTTGACCAGCTTGGCGACCTCGCCGATCGGTAGCAGGCCGGCGACCAGCGCGGTGAACACGCCCAGCACCACGGTCGGGCGGTGCGGGGTGCCGTAGCGCGGGTGGATCTTGGCGAACCACGGCGGCAGCAAGCCGTCGCGCGACAGCGAGTACCAGATGCGCGCCGCGCCCAGCATGAAGGCGAACAGCACGCTGGCGATGCCGACCACGGCCGAGAAGGCGATGGTCTTGGCGATCCACGGCAGGCCCAGCGCGTCGAACGCGTCCGACACCGGCGCGTCGCCGCCCAGGGTGGAGTAGTGGGCGATGCCGGTCAGCACCAGCGACACCGCCAGGTACAGCGCCATCGACACGCCCAGCGACAGCAGCACCGCGCGCGGCAGGTCGCGCTGCGGGTTCTTGGATTCCTCGGCCGCGGTGGTCAGGGTGTCGTAGCCGAACACCGCGAAGAACACCACCGCCGCGGCCGTGCCGACGCCGGCGAAGCCGAAGTGGCCGACGCCGTCGGCGCCGATCACGCGTTCGGGAATGAACGGCGTCCAGTTGGCGGTGTCGATGTAGAACACGCCCACGCCGATCACCAGCAGCACCGCCAGCACCTTGATCGCGACGATCAGGGTGTTGAAGCGCGCGCCCCATTCGGTGCGGAACACCAGCAGCGCCGATACGGCCAGGGTGACGGCGGCGGCGATCACGTTGAACACGCGGCCTTCGCCGGTACCCATCGCGCCCTGTGCCCACACCGGCAGCTGGATGCCCATGCCCTCCAGCAGCACCTGCACGTAGCCGGACCAGCCTATGGCCACCACCGCGACGATCAGCGCGTATTCGAGCAACAGATCCCAGCCGATCAGCCAGGCGGGCAGCTCGCCCAGGGTGGCGTAGCTGTAGGTGTAGGCGCTGCCGGTGACCGGGATCATGCCGGCGAACTCGGCGTAGCACAGCGCCGCCGCGGCGCTGGCGATGCCGGCGATCAGGAACGACAGCGCGACCGCGGGGCCGGCGTTCTCGGCCGCCTGATGGCCGGCGAGCACGAACACGCCCACGCCGATGATGCCGCCGATGCCGATCGCCGTGAGCTGCCACAGCCCCAGCACGCGCCGGAAATCCGAGCGCTTGCCGATATCGGCCTGAAGTTGCTCCACCGACTTGTGCCGAAAGATACGCGCCAACAGGCTCATCCGCAGTCCTCCCCAGTGATCGCCGCATCATAGCCGCTGCAGCGCCGGACGGTGGCGCATGGGCGGTACGACCCGGCTAGGCCGGCCGCGTCACAGCCGGGAGAGTGCTGCGTTTTTCCTGTCACCGGGCCCACAGCCACACGACAGGAGAGATTCAACATGAGTATCCGCTGGAACCGCACCTTTTCCGACCTGATTCGGCGCAGCCGTCCGGCGTATTGGGGCAACTGGGCGCTCAACGCCCAGATCCGTCCCGGCGCGGTCGGCATCGTCGATGCCGAATCGGGCGACTTCCGCCTGGTGCGCGAACAACTGCCCGACGTCGAGCTGCTGCACACGGCGACCTCGAGCTCCTGGCAACTGATGTCCGAGCGCGTGTCGCGCACCGAGGCCAGCGTCGACGTCAGTGCCGAGGCCACCGATCCGGAATCGGGCATCAAGGGCGAGGCCGGGCTGGAAGTGAGTTGGTCGATGGCCAACAGCAATTCGATCGCCTCGGAGTTCTCGCTGCGCCAGGAATCCTTTCTGCGCGACCTGACCGTGCTGGAACGCAGCGTCGACTGGCTGGCCGAGCAGGCCGCGTCGGTGAGTTTCGGCGGCAACGGTCAGATCGCCCAGGGCTTCGGCGTGGTCACCAATGTGATCTACGCCAACAGCGGCCTCAACGTCGGTTCGCAGTCCAGCGACGCGTCCTTTGCGATCGCCGGCCGCGCCAGCGCGGTGCAGGAGATGCTAGGCGGCGCCACCGGCAAGGGCTCGTTCAGTTCGGTGCGCAAGGCCCGCGACGTCGACCGCCATCTGTGGCCGGATCAGGCCAACACCCGGCCGGTCGAACCGGTGCCGATCGCGTACTCGTTCGCGTCCTTCGACGGACGCCTGCTGATGCCGAACTGGATCGGCAAGCTCGGCGGCTTCCAGATCTTCTTCAACAACCGTCCCGGCAGCACCTACATCACCCGCATCCTGCTGACCTACAACACGCCCAGCGGTCCGCGCCGCGAGCAGTTCGAGATCAGCGGCGGCCTGTCGCGCACGATCGGCAACATCCCTCTGGACGCCACCGACATCAACCTCGACGTGACGTTCGTCGGCATGATCAATTCCGATCGCTACCGCCGCCACTGGGCGCGGCCGTTGGGCCAATGGCTGAGCGGTCAGCGTCACATCGAGATGTCGGGCGTGTGGCCGGGCCGCACCCACTTCTCGGTGTTGGAAGAATGATCGCCGGCGTGGCCGCCGCGGCGGCCGCGCCTACCGCAAGCCCACCATCGCAAGAGCGCGATGCGCCACGGAGCACGGACATGCCTTATACCTACGTCAATGAAATCTCCGCCAAGAAGCTCTCCAAGCTAAAGGATCCGGTCACCGCCGAAGCGCGGCTGCAGAGCATCGACACGCTGTGCAGCGAGACCGAGCCGGTCGACGGCGACCAGGTCAATCAGTGGCTGGCGCTGCTGAAGCAGTACGAGATCGTCGCCCAGAAGTGGAAGAGCAGCGACAACGCCATCGAGATCTATCCCAGCGGCAAGCGCAGCGAGGACCGCCTGGCGATTACCGTCGTCGACGGCACCGTCACCGCCGTCAACGCCTGGATCAGCGACCACTGAACCGATAAGTAGCGGCCCGGCGCAAGGCCGGGCCGCGGCGGCAGGGCCGGACGCGGCCGCGCGCGTTGTCGCCGCGCGCGGTCGCGTCCGGCGCGGAATGGGCAAGCGGTCGCAGTCCGCGTGCCGAGGCGGCGCACGGTCAAGAACGCGCAATCTTGAGCATCCAGCATCAGGGGGCCGGCACGCAGGAGCGCCGGCCTTCCCCCGTGCCCGAGGTTTCCGCCATGACCCCGCATTGCACTAAGCTGGCCCGGCTGTTCGGCGCCGTGCTGCTGGCCGCCGTCAGCGCCTCCGCCTGCGCCGAGATCCCCACCGTGAGCGACCGTTCGCCCGAGCGCCATGCGCCGGACCGTCAGGGCCTGATCGTGATCGGCCACCGCGGCGCCAGCGGTTACCGTCCCGAGCACACGCTGGAGTCCTACCGCCTGGCGATCCGCATGGGCGCGGACTTCATCGAGCCGGATCTGGTCGCCACGCGCGACGGCGTGCTGGTCGCGCGCCACGAGAACGAGATCTCCGGCACCACCGACGTCGCGGCGCATCCCGAGTTCGCCTCGCGCCGCGTCACCAAGACGGTAGACGGCACCGCCGTGACCGGCTGGTTCACCGAGGACTTCACCCTCGCCGAGCTCAAGACCCTGCGCGCCAAGGAGCGTATCCCCGCGATCCGTCCGGCCAATACGCGCTTCGACGGCATGTATCAGATTCCCACCTTCGC includes:
- a CDS encoding pseudouridine synthase, whose translation is MRLNKYISDTGHCSRREADGLIAEGRVAVNGVRARIGAEVGEGDEVLVDGQKLRTRAVIKGQRQHVYIALNKPTGVTCTTESSVKGNIVDFVGHERRIFPVGRLDKESEGLILLTSNGDIVNEILRAENKLEKEYLVAVNHEVTPEFLRGMSRGVPIHGQTTLPCKTGRLNRYGFRIVLVQGLNRQIRLMAEHFGFRVKQLMRVRIGNVKLAHLKPGQWRNLTDAELQGLLPQRTQW
- a CDS encoding DUF3298 and DUF4163 domain-containing protein, whose amino-acid sequence is MKSVVARRAAAVALICLTVAACKPEATPPATTAAPGTTPAAGTPAVVEPAVELKDVAETTPDYVIGISYQTPAAKYPGLAAQLKAYADAARADLVEAAQARKKGEGSAPYDLSLNFTEVLDSPTLVAVAAEGSSYTGGAHGSPLIARFVWLPQQNQMLKATDLVPDKKGWDAISRYVREQLHSALSQRVDADDLAPAERAEVVESAGRMIDDGTDADPANFALFEPVVAADGKMTALRFVFAPYEVGPYSDGTQTVEVPSSVLLPYVAPAYKALFAGG
- a CDS encoding GNAT family N-acetyltransferase translates to MPDIQHDAGHGRFSTTVDGELAYLDTRLDGDHLVITHTWVPDAIGGRGIAGHLVKAAFEHARAQGLKVRPACSYAAAWIERHPEFSDLLG
- the cfa gene encoding cyclopropane fatty acyl phospholipid synthase, which codes for MPDTLRNRVVALLALADVRVDGDRPWDIEVDDERFYSRVIAQGSLGLGESYMDGWWRCASLDGMLLRLLRAHVDERVHGWSALFDGLRAHLINLQSRKRAFAVGERHYDLGNDLYRAMLGRRMVYSCGYWRDRSGAPLQDLDAAQEAKLDLVCRKLGLSPGMRVLDIGCGWGEGLKFAAQRYGVSGVGVTISREQADYARALCAGLPVEILLQDYRDLGDGALGGGRFDRVYSLGMFEHVGVRNYVLYFDAARRALQPDGLFLLHTIGGNHSVTHTDPWIGKYIFPNSMLPSARQIAEAVETRFVIEDWHNFSADYDLTLQAWRDNVEHAWPALDARYDERFRRMWRFYLAGAMASFRSRHAQLWQLVLSPEGVPGGYVAPR
- a CDS encoding amino acid permease; translated protein: MSLLARIFRHKSVEQLQADIGKRSDFRRVLGLWQLTAIGIGGIIGVGVFVLAGHQAAENAGPAVALSFLIAGIASAAAALCYAEFAGMIPVTGSAYTYSYATLGELPAWLIGWDLLLEYALIVAVVAIGWSGYVQVLLEGMGIQLPVWAQGAMGTGEGRVFNVIAAAVTLAVSALLVFRTEWGARFNTLIVAIKVLAVLLVIGVGVFYIDTANWTPFIPERVIGADGVGHFGFAGVGTAAAVVFFAVFGYDTLTTAAEESKNPQRDLPRAVLLSLGVSMALYLAVSLVLTGIAHYSTLGGDAPVSDAFDALGLPWIAKTIAFSAVVGIASVLFAFMLGAARIWYSLSRDGLLPPWFAKIHPRYGTPHRPTVVLGVFTALVAGLLPIGEVAKLVNIGVLSAFIVICASVWVLRVRKPNLQRSFRTPLVPLIPIIGIAFSIWLLAELQAITWLIFVVWLSLGLLVYFGYGIRHSKLAQESQGAG